A portion of the Rhinopithecus roxellana isolate Shanxi Qingling chromosome 21, ASM756505v1, whole genome shotgun sequence genome contains these proteins:
- the LOC104672900 gene encoding double homeobox protein 4C-like, protein MALPTPADGALPAEARGRGRRRRLVWTPSQREALRACFERNPYPGIATREELARAIGIPEPRVQIWFQNERSRQLRQHRRESRPWPGKRGPQEGRRKRTAVTRSQTALLLRAFQQDRFPGIATREELARETGLPESRIQIWFQNRRARHPGQGGRAPAQAGGPCNAAPGGCPPAPSPVAFTHTGAWGTGLPAPHMPCAPRTLPQGAFVSQGAGAFAPLPPSQAAQAAGFSLPPPAGGHWDFPFAALATPEGELSHPQTPPGWLPRPSRCRGDQDPQHHSLPGPCSVGQPGPAPAEPQGQGVPAPPTSQGSPWGTWGQGPQVARAAWEAQVGAAPPHGPAPPEASAPQEQMQDIRASSPPLREPGRSSALPSSLLDELLETPEFLQQARSFPESEAPTELQDVGEPALLEPLLLSEEEYRALLEEL, encoded by the coding sequence ATGGCTCTCCCGACACCTGCCGACGGCGCCCTCCCGGCGGAAGCCCGAGGACGAGGACGGCGAAGGAGGCTCGTTTGGACCCCGAGCCAAAGGGAGGCCCTGCGAGCCTGCTTTGAGCGGAACCCGTACCCGGGCATCGCCACCAGGGAAGAGCTGGCCCGGGCCATCGGCATTCCGGAGCCAAGGGTCCAGATTTGGTTTCAGAACGAGAGATCGCGCCAGCTGAGGCAGCACCGGCGGGAATCTCGGCCCTGGCCGGGCAAGCGCGGCCCGCAAGAAGGCAGGCGAAAGCGGACCGCCGTCACCCGGTCCCAGACCGCCCTGCTCCTGCGAGCCTTCCAGCAGGATCGCTTTCCGGGCATCGCCACCCGGGAAGAACTGGCCAGAGAGACGGGCCTCCCGGAGTCCCGGATTCAGATTTGGTTTCAGAACCGGAGGGCCAGGCACCCAGGCCAGGGTGGCAGGGCACCGGCGCAGGCAGGCGGGCCGTGCAACGCGGCCCCCGGCGGGTGTCCCCCCGCTCCCTCGCCGGTCGCCTTCACCCACACCGGGGCGTGGGGAACGGGGCTTCCCGCACCCCACATGCCCTGCGCGCCGAGGACTCTCCCACAGGGGGCTTTCGTGAGCCAGGGAGCAGGGGCCTTCGCCCCTCTCCCGCCCAGCCAGGCTGCGCAGGCAGCAGGGTTCTCCCTTCCCCCGCCGGCAGGCGGGCATTGGGATTTTCCTTTCGCTGCCCTGGCTACCCCGGAAGGGGAGCTCTCCCACCCTCAGACTCCCCCGGGGTGGCTCCCGCGCCCCAGCCGGTGCCGGGGGGATCAGGACCCGCAGCACCACAGCCTGCCGGGCCCTTGCTCGGTGGGACAGCCTGGGCCCGCTCCAGCTGAGCCGCAGGGCCAGGGTGTGCCTGCGCCGCCCACGTCCCAGGGGAGTCCGTGGGGGACCTGGGGCCAGGGGCCCCAGGTCGCCAGGGCGGCGTGGGAGGCCCAAGTCGGGGCAGCTCCACCTCACGGGCCCGCGCCCCCAGAGGCCTCCGCGCCGCAGGAGCAGATGCAAGACATCCGGGCGTCCTCCCCGCCGCTCCGGGAGCCCGGGCGCTCGTCTGCACTCCCCTCCAGCCTGCTGGATGAGCTCCTGGAGACCCCGGAGTTTCTGCAGCAGGCGCGGTCTTTCCCAGAAAGCGAGGCCCCGACGGAGCTGCAGGACGTGGGAGAGCCCGCTTTGCTGGAACCGCTGCTCCTCAGCGAGGAGGAATACCGGGCTCTGCTGGAGGAGCTTTAG
- the LOC115895520 gene encoding double homeobox protein 4C-like → MALPTPADGALPAEARGRGRRRRLVWTPSQREALRACFERNPYPGIATREELARAIGIPEPRVQIWFQNERSRQLRQHRRESRPWPGKRGPQEGRRKRTAVTRSQTALLLRAFQQDRFPGIATREELARETGLPESRIQIWFQNRRARHPGQGGRAPAHAGGPCNAAPGGCPPAPSPVAFTHTGPWGTGLPAPHMPCAPRTLPQGAFVSQGEGAVAPLRPSQAAQAAGFSLPPLAGGDWDFPFAALATPEGALSHPRAPPGWPPRPSQCRGDQDPQHHSLPGPCSVGQPGPAPAEPQGQAVPAPPTSQGSPWGGWGQGPQVARAAWEAQVGAAPPQGPAPPEASAPQEQVQDIRASSPPLREPGRSSALPSSLLDELLETPEFLQQARSFLESEAPTELQDVGEPAVLEPLLLSEEEYRALLEEL, encoded by the coding sequence ATGGCTCTCCCGACACCTGCCGACGGCGCCCTCCCGGCGGAAGCCCGAGGACGAGGACGGCGAAGGAGGCTCGTTTGGACCCCGAGCCAAAGGGAGGCCCTGCGAGCCTGCTTTGAGCGGAACCCGTACCCGGGCATCGCCACCAGGGAAGAGCTGGCCCGGGCCATCGGCATTCCGGAGCCAAGGGTCCAGATTTGGTTTCAGAACGAGAGATCGCGCCAGCTGAGGCAGCACCGGCGGGAATCTCGGCCCTGGCCGGGCAAGCGCGGCCCGCAAGAAGGCAGGCGAAAGCGGACCGCCGTCACCCGGTCCCAGACCGCCCTGCTCCTGCGAGCCTTCCAGCAGGATCGCTTTCCGGGCATCGCCACCCGGGAAGAACTGGCCAGAGAGACGGGCCTCCCGGAGTCCCGGATTCAGATTTGGTTTCAGAACCGGAGGGCCAGGCACCCAGGCCAGGGTGGCAGGGCACCGGCGCACGCAGGCGGGCCGTGCAACGCGGCCCCCGGCGGGTGTCCCCCCGCTCCCTCGCCGGTCGCCTTCACCCACACCGGGCCGTGGGGAACGGGGCTTCCCGCACCCCACATGCCCTGCGCGCCGAGGACTCTCCCACAGGGGGCTTTCGTGAGCCAGGGAGAAGGGGCCGTCGCCCCTCTCCGGCCCAGCCAGGCTGCGCAGGCAGCAGGGTTCTCCCTTCCCCCGCTGGCAGGCGGGGATTGGGATTTTCCTTTCGCTGCCCTGGCTACCCCGGAAGGGGCGCTCTCCCACCCTCGGGCTCCCCCGGGGTGGCCCCCGCGCCCCAGCCAATGCCGGGGGGATCAGGACCCGCAGCACCACAGCCTGCCGGGCCCTTGCTCGGTGGGACAGCCTGGGCCCGCTCCAGCTGAGCCGCAGGGCCAGGCTGTGCCTGCGCCGCCCACGTCCCAGGGGAGTCCGTGGgggggctggggccaggggcCCCAGGTCGCCAGGGCGGCGTGGGAGGCCCAAGTCGGGGCAGCTCCACCTCAGGGGCCCGCGCCCCCGGAGGCCTCCGCGCCGCAGGAGCAGGTGCAAGACATCCGGGCGTCCTCCCCGCCGCTCCGGGAGCCCGGGCGCTCGTCTGCACTCCCCTCCAGCCTGCTGGATGAGCTCCTGGAGACCCCGGAGTTTCTGCAGCAGGCGCGGTCTTTCCTAGAAAGCGAGGCCCCGACGGAGCTGCAGGACGTGGGAGAGCCCGCTGTGCTGGAACCGCTGCTCCTCAGCGAGGAGGAATACCGGGCTCTGCTGGAGGAGCTTTAG